One window of Phalacrocorax carbo chromosome 1, bPhaCar2.1, whole genome shotgun sequence genomic DNA carries:
- the ATP4B gene encoding potassium-transporting ATPase subunit beta, with protein sequence MSGLFALSIYSLMRTVNPYEPDYQDQLKSPGVTLRPDVYGDRGLQIYYNVSDNKTWEGLVTTLRNYLSAYTPAAQRLNINCTGDTYFIQDTFDGPNKTKLSCKFTSDMLQNCSGITDPTFGFPEGKPCFIIKMNRIIKFLPGNGTAPRVDCTYVGDKSRPLEVDYYPVNGTFNLHYFPYYGKKAQPSYSNPLVAVKFLNITRNVELKIVCRIIGAGITFDNVHDPYEGKVEFKLKIED encoded by the exons ATGTCTGGGCTGTTCGCACTCTCCATTTACTCTTTAATGAGGACGGTGAATCCATATGAGCCGGATTACCAAGACCAGCTGAAATCCCCAG GTGTAACGTTACGACCCGACGTTTATGGGGACAGAGGACTACAAATTTATTACAACGTATCTGACAACAAAACCTGGGAAGGTCTCGTGACAACTCTTCGGAATTATCTCTCAG CGTATACGCCAGCTGCTCAGCGTCTGAACATCAACTGCACCGGTGACACATACTTCATTCAGGACACCTTTGATGGCCcgaataaaacaaaactgtccTGCAAATTTACCTCAGATATGCTTCAAAACTGCTCCGGCATCACAGATCCTACTTTTGGATTTCCAGAAGGAAAACCctgttttattataaaaatgaaCAGA ATCATCAAATTTCTCCCTGGCAACGGCACTGCACCAAGAGTGGACTGCACATATGTG GGTGACAAGTCTCGCCCGCTGGAGGTGGACTACTACCCCGTGAACGGGACCTTCAACCTGCACTACTTCCCCTACTACGGAAAAAAGGCACAG CCCAGCTACAGCAATCCTTTGGTAGCTGTGAAATTTCTCAACATTACGAGGAACGTAGAACTTAAAATAGTGTGCAGAATCATCGGGGCTGGAATTACCTTTGACAATGTTCACGATCCGTACGAAGGCAAAGTGGAGTTTAAATTGAAAATAGAAGACTGA